Proteins from one Parasteatoda tepidariorum isolate YZ-2023 chromosome 4, CAS_Ptep_4.0, whole genome shotgun sequence genomic window:
- the LOC107437663 gene encoding protein split ends isoform X2 yields MSRRNRPVTKDMYWFAHGGSESMMNKNVVEEENESNSLDRKGYEDQKLSSKDISLTDGSNSSGPPSLERDDRLLQHTTDKRMAVEERRKLLFEAEQERNDAVMRKHMEREAALEARRNASRSTISFAFGSSIPRNIDSLQPVTHNVETDCMSRSFTASSSHRVEDVMSRSMTASISAPRGRRKNDLMPTVPYDRAAAPRVATSSSSRRRSVSMTRLDQLAQPRKHYVEATKANSTASSGTSSLLKDVCSPNRPLSSASEHSGGRVTSNVTRRVRSSPRKPRPVSIAGTIPDQKHTTALKMHELKGSAIKKTPAKKTEAVDLKKTPSTFKSSTPKSADKPKPAPRPTTAPVKTIAPKPAAPKPTPPKTVPAKPKTPLNKEKLNSSANSTKPLHNKTPSGSKKKSEAQVSTTKSDDVKMDRNEKSGSPLPDSDSGVESDKNNKRIISEEEAKAALAEKRRLAREQAEREAELERQRQEELRRQEEERLRKEEEEQRKMEEESMRLLEEHRRQEEEKLRKAIEDQEQKKEEERARQEEELRLKAEQDRKAKEESEKLRLEMEEKLRREEEERAERKKRLEKIMSRTRGKSSGTSPSGSVSGSDHMDSVENQQEGFSSGANSLESNEGANSPSEPVSSDDAMAKMEVSSSGGNSLEANLTYEFSSNDVSLNSNDLMLPASEAASRENSMVIVSNKETSHHESAENEESSSAITPVNISGEAESNSDQLTSETKDKVDSSAFEEEKLGSQIDSMVSQQSEEAEISATKEILTEDIKFEQKSSEFEENKQPFDDEFVKEQFVTSDFVKNENIMLDTEALEQKDEINLLTGHDDLVTIPQSHGYSADITAEIEESNFNHAYGNVPEITSPAEVQVIPSDHQIEVNSKDQDDFVSPATFESNLNQSFEANQNPFFDPSVQGQILDSDDKRENQDFVEQPREIGENLIISSQTSVFSEEKEMAGHGHEILSGDELSTAMEHAQENVFSTSSGNQDSTFDDGEAAHSENLHSTFSQSFVGVEDASEAFKTAAGMNGSVDNPFDNDFGGAGDANKAFETAAGMNGSVDNPFGGAGDASKAFEQTAADVNVSVDNPFVNNFGGAGDATEAFKFEETAADVTVSVDNPFVSNYIPNETEQNIFSSQLGEIDSKASPLLDGFEDQNVDKSSKLHLQDELENVTLIKQEGSEKYVGIISSIDNDHFSNNFSKLNEHLTNNLECASTTDSEDSSLDSNLSQVVAPEDSEKDTDINNHTNSDHLTSSNNTDNPFMTQNHQSSIPQSGVGHYSEFEVYSNGHSTESSKLVADYGNSILSVENNIFENVGAIDKISSDPFLGKGSSNQISGNPFLMQEEQKPKVLMTSDFLN; encoded by the exons ATGGAAGTAATTCATCTGGTCCCCCATCTCTTGAGCGGGATGACAGATTACTACAACACACCACCGATAAACGAATGGCAGTTGAAGAGCGAAGAAAACTTCTATTTGAAGCTGAACAG GAAAGAAATGATGCAGTTATGAGAAAGCACATGGAACGAGAGGCGGCCCTGGAAGCCCGCCGTAATGCAAGTCGGAGTacaatttcttttgcatttgGAAGTTCTATACCGCGTAATATCGATTCTTTACAACCTGTTACTCATAATGTTGAAACAGACTGTATGAGTAGATCCTTTACTGCTAGTTCATCACACAGAG tCGAAGATGTCATGTCCAGAAGTATGACAGCTTCCATTTCTGCGCCTAGAGGACGAAGAAAAAACGACTTGATGCCTACTGTTCCCTACGACCGAGCAGCTGCACCGAGAGTCGCTACCTCTTCTTCCTCCAGAAGAAGATCTGTAAGCATGACTCGTCTGGATCAGTTGGCTCAACCCAGGAAACATTACGTTGAAGCAACCAAAGCTAATAGCACCGCTAGTAGCGGAACTTCGa GCTTATTGAAAGATGTATGCTCTCCCAATCGCCCACTTTCTTCTGCATCTGAGCATAGTGGTGGTAGGGTTACTAGTAATGTGACACGGCGTGTTCGATCATCTCCGAGGAAACCAAGGCCTGTTTCCATTGCTGGTACTATACCAGATCAAAAACACACTACTGCTCTTAAAATGCACGAACTGAAAGGAAGTGCTATAAAGAAAACTCCAGCTAAGAAAACAGAAGCTGTTGATTTGAAGAAAA cTCCATCTACCTTCAAAAGTTCTACTCCAAAGTCTGCAGATAAACCAAAACCAGCACCACGACCCACTACTGCTCCAGTTAAAACTATTGCCCCAAAGCCAGCGGCTCCGAAACCAACACCTCCTAAGACAGTACCTGCCAAGCCAAAGACTCccttgaataaagaaaaattaaattcttctgcTAACTCTACAAAACCATTGCATAATAAAACACCATCAGGaagcaaaaagaaaagtgaGGCTCAAGTCTCTACAACTAAAAGTGATGATGTTAAAATGGATAGAAACGAAAAG AGTGGAAGCCCCTTGCCCGATTCTGATTCTGGTGTTGAGagtgataaaaacaataaacgcATCATCTCTGAAGAAGAAGCAAAAGCAGCTTTGGCAGAGAAACGCAGATTGGCCAGAGAGCAAGCTGAACGAGAAGCTGAGTTGGAACGACAAAGACAAGAAGAGTTGAG aagGCAGGAAGAAGAGCGTTTGCGAAAAGAGGAAGAAGAGCAACGCAAAATGGAAGAAGAATCTATGAGACTTCTTGAGGAGCATCGTCGACAGGAAGAGgagaaattaagaaaagcaaTTGAAGACCAGGAACAGAAAAAAGAGGAGGAGAGAGCTAGACAAGAAGAAGAATTGCGTTTG aaagcagAACAAGATCGGAAAGCTAAAGAAGAATCTGAAAAGCTTAGACTTGAAATGGAAGAGAAGCTTCGGCGTGAAGAGGAAGAAAGAGCAGAGAGAAAGAAA AGGCTTGAAAAAATCATGAGTCGAACAAGAGGCAAATCAAGTGGTACATCTCCTTCTGGCAGTGTAAGTGGAAGCGATCACATGGATTCTGTCGAAAATCAACAAGAAGGATTCTCTAGTGGTGCCAACTCATTAGAAAGCAACGAAGGTGCAAACTCGCCAAGTGAACCAGTTTCATCTGACGATGCTATGGCTAAAATGGAAGTTTCTTCGAGTGGTGGAAATTCTCTGGAGGCCAATCTCACTTATGAGTTCAGCAGTAATGATGTGTCATTAAATAGTAATGATTTGATGCTTCCTGCTAGCGAGGCTGCTTCCCGAGAAAACAGCATGGTTATTGTTTCCAATAAGGAAACTTCACATCACGAATCAGCTGAGAATGAAGAGTCTAGTAGTGCAATAACACCTGTAAATATTTCTGGAGAAGCTGAATCAAATAGTGATCAGCTTACAAGTGAAACCAAGGACAAAGTTGATTCATCTGCATTTGAAGAAGAGAAACTTGGTTCACAAATTGATAGTATGGTCTCTCAACAATCTGAAGAAGCTGAGATTTCAGcaactaaagaaattttgacGGAAGATATTAAATTTGAGCAAAAGTCGTCAGAGTTTGAGGAAAATAAACAGCCATTTGACGATGAGTTTGTGAAGGAGCAGTTTGTAACATCTGATttcgttaaaaatgaaaatatcatgtTGGACACAGAGGCTCTTGAACAGAAAGATGAAATAAACCTCTTAACTGGACATGATGATCTGGTCACGATTCCACAATCTCATGGATATTCAGCTGATATTACTGCCGAGATCgaagaaagtaatttcaatcATGCTTATGGAAATGTTCCAGAAATTACTTCACCAGCTGAGGTCCAAGTAATTCCATCTGACCATCAAATTGAAGTAAACTCAAAAGATCAAGATGACTTTGTGTCACCTGCTACTTTTGAATCTAATCTTAATCAATCATTTGAGGCAAACCAAAATCCATTTTTCGATCCTTCAGTTCAAGGCCAGATTCTTGATTCAGATGATAAGCGTGAAAATCAAGACTTCGTTGAACAACCGCGTGAGATTGGAGAAAATCTCATAATTTCAAGTCAAACAAGCGTATTTTCAGAAGAGAAAGAAATGGCTGGGCATGGCCATGAAATTTTGAGTGGTGATGAACTGTCAACTGCAATGGAACATGCGCAAGAGAATGTTTTCAGTACTTCATCTGGAAATCAAGATTCAACCTTTGATGATGGAGAGGCAGCTCATAGTGAAAACTTACATTCCACATTTTCGCAAAGCTTCGTTGGTGTGGAAGATGCAAGTGAAGCATTTAAAACTGCAGCTGGCATGAATGGGTCTGTAGATAATccctttgataatgattttggggGAGCAGGAGATGCAAATAAGGCATTTGAAACTGCAGCTGGCATGAATGGGTCTGTAGATAATCCCTTTGGTGGTGCAGGAGATGCTAGTAAAGCATTCGAGCAAACTGCAGCCGATGTGAATGTATCTGTGGATAACccttttgttaataattttggtgGTGCAGGAGATGCAACTGAAGCATTTAAATTTGAGGAAACTGCAGCAGATGTGACTGTTTCTGTAGATAATCCTTTTGTTAGTAATTATATTCCCAATGAGactgaacaaaatatattttcttcccAATTAGGTGAGATTGACTCAAAAGCGTCTCCATTACTGGACGGTTTTGAGGATCAAAATGTAGATAAATCCTCCAAACTTCATCTTCAAGATGAATTAGAAAATGTAACGCTTATAAAACAGGAAggtagtgaaaaatatgttggAATTATCTCATCCATTGACAATGATCATTTctccaataatttttctaaattaaatgaacacttaactaataatttagaatGTGCCTCAACGACAGACAGTGAAGACAGTTCCTTAGATAGTAATTTATCACAAGTGGTAGCACCTGAAGACAGTGAAAAGGACACTGACATTAATAACCACACTAATTCAGACCACCTAACTAGTAGCAATAATACAGACAATCCATTCATGACACAGAACCATCAAAGTAGCATTCCACAATCGGGTGTTGGTCACTATTCAGAATTTGAAGTCTACAGTAATGGTCACAG tacgGAGTCTTCCAAATTGGTAGCAGATTATGGCAACAGCATTCTAAGTGTTGAAAACAACATCTTTGAAAATGTTGGAGCCATAGACAAGATTTCCTCTGATCCCTTTCTCGGTAAAGGCAGCTCTAATCAGATTTCTGGGAATCCCTTCCTCATGCAAGAAGAACAGAAACCTAAAGTTCTAATGACTTCAG
- the LOC107437663 gene encoding protein split ends isoform X1, whose amino-acid sequence MSRRNRPVTKDMYWFAHGGSESMMNKNVVEEENESNSLDRKGYEDQKLSSKDISLTDGSNSSGPPSLERDDRLLQHTTDKRMAVEERRKLLFEAEQERNDAVMRKHMEREAALEARRNASRSTISFAFGSSIPRNIDSLQPVTHNVETDCMSRSFTASSSHRAELHNNFYDRRSVSPVYLAGPCLVNGICHQPDSRLSTYSEKISNTQSGCLVGSGAIIVEDVMSRSMTASISAPRGRRKNDLMPTVPYDRAAAPRVATSSSSRRRSVSMTRLDQLAQPRKHYVEATKANSTASSGTSSLLKDVCSPNRPLSSASEHSGGRVTSNVTRRVRSSPRKPRPVSIAGTIPDQKHTTALKMHELKGSAIKKTPAKKTEAVDLKKTPSTFKSSTPKSADKPKPAPRPTTAPVKTIAPKPAAPKPTPPKTVPAKPKTPLNKEKLNSSANSTKPLHNKTPSGSKKKSEAQVSTTKSDDVKMDRNEKSGSPLPDSDSGVESDKNNKRIISEEEAKAALAEKRRLAREQAEREAELERQRQEELRRQEEERLRKEEEEQRKMEEESMRLLEEHRRQEEEKLRKAIEDQEQKKEEERARQEEELRLKAEQDRKAKEESEKLRLEMEEKLRREEEERAERKKRLEKIMSRTRGKSSGTSPSGSVSGSDHMDSVENQQEGFSSGANSLESNEGANSPSEPVSSDDAMAKMEVSSSGGNSLEANLTYEFSSNDVSLNSNDLMLPASEAASRENSMVIVSNKETSHHESAENEESSSAITPVNISGEAESNSDQLTSETKDKVDSSAFEEEKLGSQIDSMVSQQSEEAEISATKEILTEDIKFEQKSSEFEENKQPFDDEFVKEQFVTSDFVKNENIMLDTEALEQKDEINLLTGHDDLVTIPQSHGYSADITAEIEESNFNHAYGNVPEITSPAEVQVIPSDHQIEVNSKDQDDFVSPATFESNLNQSFEANQNPFFDPSVQGQILDSDDKRENQDFVEQPREIGENLIISSQTSVFSEEKEMAGHGHEILSGDELSTAMEHAQENVFSTSSGNQDSTFDDGEAAHSENLHSTFSQSFVGVEDASEAFKTAAGMNGSVDNPFDNDFGGAGDANKAFETAAGMNGSVDNPFGGAGDASKAFEQTAADVNVSVDNPFVNNFGGAGDATEAFKFEETAADVTVSVDNPFVSNYIPNETEQNIFSSQLGEIDSKASPLLDGFEDQNVDKSSKLHLQDELENVTLIKQEGSEKYVGIISSIDNDHFSNNFSKLNEHLTNNLECASTTDSEDSSLDSNLSQVVAPEDSEKDTDINNHTNSDHLTSSNNTDNPFMTQNHQSSIPQSGVGHYSEFEVYSNGHSTESSKLVADYGNSILSVENNIFENVGAIDKISSDPFLGKGSSNQISGNPFLMQEEQKPKVLMTSDFLN is encoded by the exons ATGGAAGTAATTCATCTGGTCCCCCATCTCTTGAGCGGGATGACAGATTACTACAACACACCACCGATAAACGAATGGCAGTTGAAGAGCGAAGAAAACTTCTATTTGAAGCTGAACAG GAAAGAAATGATGCAGTTATGAGAAAGCACATGGAACGAGAGGCGGCCCTGGAAGCCCGCCGTAATGCAAGTCGGAGTacaatttcttttgcatttgGAAGTTCTATACCGCGTAATATCGATTCTTTACAACCTGTTACTCATAATGTTGAAACAGACTGTATGAGTAGATCCTTTACTGCTAGTTCATCACACAGAG CTGAACTTCATAATAATTTCTATGACAGACGATCTGTTTCACCTGTTTACTTAGCTGGGCCTTGTTTGGTTAATGGCATTTGCCATCAACCTGACTCTAGACTCTCAACTTATTCTGAGAAAATATCTAATACTCAGTCAGGCTGCTTAGTGGGTTCTGGTGCTATCATTG tCGAAGATGTCATGTCCAGAAGTATGACAGCTTCCATTTCTGCGCCTAGAGGACGAAGAAAAAACGACTTGATGCCTACTGTTCCCTACGACCGAGCAGCTGCACCGAGAGTCGCTACCTCTTCTTCCTCCAGAAGAAGATCTGTAAGCATGACTCGTCTGGATCAGTTGGCTCAACCCAGGAAACATTACGTTGAAGCAACCAAAGCTAATAGCACCGCTAGTAGCGGAACTTCGa GCTTATTGAAAGATGTATGCTCTCCCAATCGCCCACTTTCTTCTGCATCTGAGCATAGTGGTGGTAGGGTTACTAGTAATGTGACACGGCGTGTTCGATCATCTCCGAGGAAACCAAGGCCTGTTTCCATTGCTGGTACTATACCAGATCAAAAACACACTACTGCTCTTAAAATGCACGAACTGAAAGGAAGTGCTATAAAGAAAACTCCAGCTAAGAAAACAGAAGCTGTTGATTTGAAGAAAA cTCCATCTACCTTCAAAAGTTCTACTCCAAAGTCTGCAGATAAACCAAAACCAGCACCACGACCCACTACTGCTCCAGTTAAAACTATTGCCCCAAAGCCAGCGGCTCCGAAACCAACACCTCCTAAGACAGTACCTGCCAAGCCAAAGACTCccttgaataaagaaaaattaaattcttctgcTAACTCTACAAAACCATTGCATAATAAAACACCATCAGGaagcaaaaagaaaagtgaGGCTCAAGTCTCTACAACTAAAAGTGATGATGTTAAAATGGATAGAAACGAAAAG AGTGGAAGCCCCTTGCCCGATTCTGATTCTGGTGTTGAGagtgataaaaacaataaacgcATCATCTCTGAAGAAGAAGCAAAAGCAGCTTTGGCAGAGAAACGCAGATTGGCCAGAGAGCAAGCTGAACGAGAAGCTGAGTTGGAACGACAAAGACAAGAAGAGTTGAG aagGCAGGAAGAAGAGCGTTTGCGAAAAGAGGAAGAAGAGCAACGCAAAATGGAAGAAGAATCTATGAGACTTCTTGAGGAGCATCGTCGACAGGAAGAGgagaaattaagaaaagcaaTTGAAGACCAGGAACAGAAAAAAGAGGAGGAGAGAGCTAGACAAGAAGAAGAATTGCGTTTG aaagcagAACAAGATCGGAAAGCTAAAGAAGAATCTGAAAAGCTTAGACTTGAAATGGAAGAGAAGCTTCGGCGTGAAGAGGAAGAAAGAGCAGAGAGAAAGAAA AGGCTTGAAAAAATCATGAGTCGAACAAGAGGCAAATCAAGTGGTACATCTCCTTCTGGCAGTGTAAGTGGAAGCGATCACATGGATTCTGTCGAAAATCAACAAGAAGGATTCTCTAGTGGTGCCAACTCATTAGAAAGCAACGAAGGTGCAAACTCGCCAAGTGAACCAGTTTCATCTGACGATGCTATGGCTAAAATGGAAGTTTCTTCGAGTGGTGGAAATTCTCTGGAGGCCAATCTCACTTATGAGTTCAGCAGTAATGATGTGTCATTAAATAGTAATGATTTGATGCTTCCTGCTAGCGAGGCTGCTTCCCGAGAAAACAGCATGGTTATTGTTTCCAATAAGGAAACTTCACATCACGAATCAGCTGAGAATGAAGAGTCTAGTAGTGCAATAACACCTGTAAATATTTCTGGAGAAGCTGAATCAAATAGTGATCAGCTTACAAGTGAAACCAAGGACAAAGTTGATTCATCTGCATTTGAAGAAGAGAAACTTGGTTCACAAATTGATAGTATGGTCTCTCAACAATCTGAAGAAGCTGAGATTTCAGcaactaaagaaattttgacGGAAGATATTAAATTTGAGCAAAAGTCGTCAGAGTTTGAGGAAAATAAACAGCCATTTGACGATGAGTTTGTGAAGGAGCAGTTTGTAACATCTGATttcgttaaaaatgaaaatatcatgtTGGACACAGAGGCTCTTGAACAGAAAGATGAAATAAACCTCTTAACTGGACATGATGATCTGGTCACGATTCCACAATCTCATGGATATTCAGCTGATATTACTGCCGAGATCgaagaaagtaatttcaatcATGCTTATGGAAATGTTCCAGAAATTACTTCACCAGCTGAGGTCCAAGTAATTCCATCTGACCATCAAATTGAAGTAAACTCAAAAGATCAAGATGACTTTGTGTCACCTGCTACTTTTGAATCTAATCTTAATCAATCATTTGAGGCAAACCAAAATCCATTTTTCGATCCTTCAGTTCAAGGCCAGATTCTTGATTCAGATGATAAGCGTGAAAATCAAGACTTCGTTGAACAACCGCGTGAGATTGGAGAAAATCTCATAATTTCAAGTCAAACAAGCGTATTTTCAGAAGAGAAAGAAATGGCTGGGCATGGCCATGAAATTTTGAGTGGTGATGAACTGTCAACTGCAATGGAACATGCGCAAGAGAATGTTTTCAGTACTTCATCTGGAAATCAAGATTCAACCTTTGATGATGGAGAGGCAGCTCATAGTGAAAACTTACATTCCACATTTTCGCAAAGCTTCGTTGGTGTGGAAGATGCAAGTGAAGCATTTAAAACTGCAGCTGGCATGAATGGGTCTGTAGATAATccctttgataatgattttggggGAGCAGGAGATGCAAATAAGGCATTTGAAACTGCAGCTGGCATGAATGGGTCTGTAGATAATCCCTTTGGTGGTGCAGGAGATGCTAGTAAAGCATTCGAGCAAACTGCAGCCGATGTGAATGTATCTGTGGATAACccttttgttaataattttggtgGTGCAGGAGATGCAACTGAAGCATTTAAATTTGAGGAAACTGCAGCAGATGTGACTGTTTCTGTAGATAATCCTTTTGTTAGTAATTATATTCCCAATGAGactgaacaaaatatattttcttcccAATTAGGTGAGATTGACTCAAAAGCGTCTCCATTACTGGACGGTTTTGAGGATCAAAATGTAGATAAATCCTCCAAACTTCATCTTCAAGATGAATTAGAAAATGTAACGCTTATAAAACAGGAAggtagtgaaaaatatgttggAATTATCTCATCCATTGACAATGATCATTTctccaataatttttctaaattaaatgaacacttaactaataatttagaatGTGCCTCAACGACAGACAGTGAAGACAGTTCCTTAGATAGTAATTTATCACAAGTGGTAGCACCTGAAGACAGTGAAAAGGACACTGACATTAATAACCACACTAATTCAGACCACCTAACTAGTAGCAATAATACAGACAATCCATTCATGACACAGAACCATCAAAGTAGCATTCCACAATCGGGTGTTGGTCACTATTCAGAATTTGAAGTCTACAGTAATGGTCACAG tacgGAGTCTTCCAAATTGGTAGCAGATTATGGCAACAGCATTCTAAGTGTTGAAAACAACATCTTTGAAAATGTTGGAGCCATAGACAAGATTTCCTCTGATCCCTTTCTCGGTAAAGGCAGCTCTAATCAGATTTCTGGGAATCCCTTCCTCATGCAAGAAGAACAGAAACCTAAAGTTCTAATGACTTCAG